The Deinococcus depolymerans genome includes a region encoding these proteins:
- a CDS encoding acyl-CoA dehydrogenase C-terminal domain-containing protein — protein sequence MPTYKAPLRDIKFLMNELLDAPAELAKIPYYTTNETADADLMSQVLDEAARFVESELVPLNAIGDKEGCVRHDNGDVTTPTGFKAAYKKYREAGWTALDADPTYGGQGMPHLISNVLVEMMNSANVAWSMYPGLSHGAYSALHAVGSDALKDLYLPKIVSGEWTGTMCLTEPHAGTDLGMIRTKATDNGDGSYAISGTKIFISAGEHDMADNIVHLVLARLEGSPEGTKGISLFLVPKFIPTPDGKVGERNGVVCGSLEHKMGIHGNATAVLNFDQAKGWLVGEVNKGMNHMFIMMNAARLGTGLQGLGLGEVAYQNALAYAKDRTQMRHEPRVNPAEQADPIIVHPDVRRMLLTGKAYTEAGRAMAMWLALSIDQEHHHPDEAKRKEAADLVALLTPIAKAFMTDNGFNIAVQSQQVFGGHGYIQEWGMEQFVRDARIGQIYEGTNGIQALDLLGRKVLMDGGKKLQKLAGTLQEFVEENESDEHIGEYATQLGKAAQQLGSLTMVIGQKAMGEGGADEVNAAAVDYLRFFGHVVYGYLWARMAKIAHEQIEAGNDRDGFYTAKVQTAKFYFAKLFPEIKSLATTIKAGNETLAVDDRAVFGWEGALVHA from the coding sequence ATGCCTACCTACAAAGCCCCCCTGCGCGACATCAAGTTCCTGATGAACGAACTGCTGGACGCCCCCGCAGAACTCGCCAAGATCCCCTACTACACCACCAACGAAACCGCCGACGCCGACCTGATGAGCCAGGTCCTCGACGAGGCCGCCCGCTTCGTGGAAAGCGAACTGGTCCCCCTGAACGCCATCGGCGACAAGGAGGGCTGCGTGCGCCACGACAACGGCGACGTGACCACCCCCACCGGCTTCAAGGCCGCCTACAAGAAGTACCGCGAGGCCGGCTGGACCGCCCTCGACGCCGACCCCACCTACGGCGGCCAGGGCATGCCCCACCTGATCAGCAACGTCCTCGTCGAGATGATGAACTCCGCCAACGTCGCCTGGAGCATGTACCCCGGCCTGAGCCACGGCGCGTACAGCGCCCTGCACGCCGTCGGCAGCGACGCCCTGAAGGACCTGTACCTGCCCAAGATCGTCAGCGGCGAATGGACCGGCACCATGTGCCTCACCGAACCGCACGCCGGCACCGACCTCGGCATGATCCGCACCAAGGCCACCGACAACGGCGACGGCAGCTACGCCATCAGCGGCACCAAGATCTTCATCAGCGCCGGCGAGCACGACATGGCCGACAACATCGTCCACCTCGTCCTGGCCCGCCTGGAAGGCAGCCCCGAAGGTACCAAGGGCATCAGCCTGTTCCTGGTTCCCAAGTTCATCCCCACCCCCGACGGCAAGGTCGGCGAACGCAACGGCGTCGTGTGCGGCAGCCTGGAACACAAGATGGGCATCCACGGCAACGCCACCGCCGTCCTGAACTTCGATCAGGCCAAGGGCTGGCTGGTCGGCGAGGTCAACAAGGGCATGAACCACATGTTCATCATGATGAACGCCGCCCGTCTCGGCACCGGCCTGCAGGGCCTGGGTCTCGGTGAAGTCGCGTACCAGAACGCCCTGGCCTACGCCAAGGACCGCACCCAGATGCGCCACGAACCCCGCGTGAACCCCGCCGAGCAGGCCGACCCGATCATCGTGCACCCCGACGTGCGCCGCATGCTCCTGACCGGCAAGGCCTACACCGAAGCCGGCCGCGCCATGGCCATGTGGCTCGCCCTGAGCATCGACCAGGAACACCACCACCCCGACGAAGCCAAACGTAAGGAAGCCGCCGATCTGGTGGCCCTGCTGACCCCCATCGCCAAGGCCTTCATGACCGACAACGGCTTCAACATCGCCGTGCAGAGCCAGCAGGTCTTCGGTGGCCACGGCTACATCCAGGAATGGGGCATGGAGCAGTTCGTCCGCGACGCCCGCATCGGCCAGATCTACGAAGGCACCAACGGCATCCAGGCCCTCGACCTGCTGGGCCGCAAGGTCCTGATGGACGGCGGCAAGAAACTCCAGAAACTCGCCGGCACCCTCCAGGAATTCGTCGAGGAAAACGAAAGCGACGAGCACATCGGCGAGTACGCCACGCAGCTCGGCAAGGCCGCCCAGCAGCTCGGCAGCCTCACCATGGTCATCGGGCAGAAAGCCATGGGCGAAGGCGGCGCCGACGAAGTGAACGCCGCCGCCGTCGACTACCTGCGCTTCTTCGGGCACGTCGTGTACGGCTACCTGTGGGCCCGCATGGCCAAGATCGCCCACGAGCAGATCGAAGCCGGCAACGACCGGGACGGCTTCTACACCGCCAAGGTCCAGACCGCGAAGTTCTACTTCGCCAAGCTGTTCCCCGAAATCAAGAGCCTCGCCACCACCATCAAGGCCGGGAACGAAACCCTCGCCGTCGACGACCGCGCCGTCTTCGGCTGGGAAGGCGCCCTCGTCCACGCCTGA
- the carB gene encoding carbamoyl-phosphate synthase large subunit: MPKRTDLQTILILGSGPIQIGQAAEFDYSGTQALKALKNEGYRVVLVNSNPATIMTDPDLADATYLEPLTPEFVRRVIEKERPDALLPTLGGQTALNLAMDLNADGTLAEFGVELIGANAAAIRKGEDREEFQAAMKKIGVETAKGQMVHSMEEAIEYQKTIGLPIVIRPSFTLGGTGGGIAHTYEDFLAITEGGLRDSPVTSVLLEESILGWKEYELEVMRDTADTVVIITSIENFDPMGVHTGDSITVAPAQTLSDVEYQRLRDQSLAIIREIGVDTGGSNIQFAVNPKDGRVIVIEMNPRVSRSSALASKATGFPIAKIAALLAVGYHLDELKNDITRITPASFEPSIDYVVTKIPRFAFEKFPGSSDALGTQMRSVGEVMAIGRTFKESLQKAMRSIESDVRGAFATMSADELRGLLYGNPRRLEAVMELLRRGESVEALFDATKIDPWFLGQLKEIIDAESELLDLGPIREWKYEIWREVKRLGFSDARIGEIVGLSELDVRAIRKEAKAVPVYKTVDTCAAEFEAHTPYHYSTYEWEDEVTPTDKPKVVILGSGPNRIGQGVEFDYATVHAVWALQEAGYETIMVNSNPETVSTDYDTADRLYFEPLTFEDVMNIVEHENPVGVIVQLGGQTPLKLARRLAEAGAPIIGTSVDAIDEAEDRASFNALCERLGLPQPKGKVAQTPDQAAALAEELGFPLMARPSYVLGGRAMRTVRSMDELTTYLNEVYAAVEGQPSILLDQFLEGALELDVDTLCDGNRAVVMGIMEHIEAAGIHSGDSACILPPVNLSPDLLARVKADTERLALELGVRGLMNVQWAVKDNVAYILEANPRASRTVPFVSKAVNHPLAKSAARIAVGHTLDQIGLHETPTPAMYSVKEVHLPFLKFAGVIPTLGPEMKSTGESMGIDTDPYRAFYRAQIGAKSNVPTSGTALLLGDGLDDIATSLQGSGLTVIREQDGDKLPNLLIDVTGSRLLRTALERGVPIVSTKEAAEWTAKAIAAAKNDPLNVKSLQEWVNA, from the coding sequence ATGCCTAAGCGTACTGATCTCCAGACCATCCTGATTCTCGGCAGCGGCCCCATCCAGATCGGGCAGGCCGCCGAGTTCGACTACTCGGGCACGCAGGCGCTCAAAGCGCTGAAGAATGAGGGATACCGGGTGGTGCTGGTGAACAGCAACCCCGCGACCATCATGACCGACCCCGACCTGGCGGACGCCACGTACCTGGAACCGCTGACACCCGAGTTCGTGCGGCGCGTGATCGAGAAGGAACGCCCGGACGCGCTGCTCCCCACCCTGGGCGGCCAGACGGCCCTGAACCTCGCCATGGACCTGAACGCCGACGGGACCCTCGCGGAGTTCGGCGTGGAACTGATCGGCGCGAACGCCGCCGCCATCCGCAAGGGCGAGGACCGCGAGGAATTCCAGGCGGCCATGAAGAAGATCGGCGTGGAGACCGCCAAGGGCCAGATGGTCCACTCGATGGAGGAAGCCATCGAGTACCAGAAAACCATCGGGCTGCCCATCGTCATCCGCCCCAGCTTCACGCTGGGCGGCACGGGCGGCGGCATCGCGCACACCTACGAGGACTTCCTGGCGATCACCGAAGGCGGCCTGCGCGACAGCCCCGTCACCAGCGTGCTGCTGGAAGAATCGATCCTGGGCTGGAAGGAATACGAGCTGGAGGTCATGCGCGACACGGCCGACACGGTCGTGATCATCACCTCCATCGAGAACTTCGACCCGATGGGCGTGCACACCGGCGACAGCATTACCGTGGCCCCGGCGCAGACCCTGAGTGACGTGGAGTACCAGCGCCTGCGCGACCAGTCGCTGGCGATCATCCGCGAGATCGGCGTGGACACCGGCGGCAGCAACATCCAGTTCGCCGTGAACCCCAAAGACGGCCGCGTGATCGTCATCGAGATGAACCCCCGCGTGAGCCGCTCCTCGGCGCTGGCGAGCAAGGCCACGGGCTTCCCCATCGCCAAGATCGCCGCGCTGCTGGCCGTCGGCTACCACCTGGACGAACTGAAGAACGACATCACCCGCATCACGCCCGCCTCCTTCGAACCCAGCATCGACTACGTGGTCACGAAGATCCCGCGCTTCGCCTTCGAGAAGTTCCCCGGCAGCAGCGACGCGCTGGGCACCCAGATGCGCTCGGTGGGCGAGGTCATGGCCATCGGCCGCACCTTCAAGGAGAGCCTCCAGAAGGCCATGCGGAGCATCGAGTCCGACGTGCGCGGCGCGTTCGCCACCATGAGCGCCGACGAGCTGCGCGGCCTGCTGTACGGCAACCCCCGCCGCCTGGAAGCCGTCATGGAACTCCTGCGCCGCGGCGAGAGCGTGGAGGCCCTGTTCGACGCCACGAAGATCGACCCGTGGTTCCTGGGCCAGCTCAAGGAGATCATCGACGCGGAAAGCGAACTGCTGGACCTGGGACCCATCCGCGAGTGGAAGTACGAGATCTGGCGCGAGGTGAAACGCCTGGGCTTCAGTGACGCCCGCATCGGCGAGATCGTCGGCCTGAGCGAACTGGACGTCCGCGCCATCCGCAAGGAAGCCAAGGCCGTGCCCGTGTACAAGACCGTGGACACCTGCGCCGCCGAGTTCGAGGCGCACACCCCGTACCACTACTCCACCTACGAGTGGGAGGACGAGGTCACACCCACCGACAAACCCAAGGTCGTGATCCTCGGCAGCGGCCCCAACCGCATCGGGCAGGGCGTGGAATTCGACTACGCCACCGTCCACGCCGTCTGGGCGCTGCAGGAAGCCGGGTACGAGACCATCATGGTCAACTCGAACCCCGAGACGGTCAGCACCGACTACGACACCGCCGACCGCCTGTACTTCGAACCGCTGACGTTCGAGGACGTCATGAACATCGTCGAGCACGAGAACCCCGTCGGCGTGATCGTGCAGCTCGGCGGGCAGACCCCGCTGAAACTCGCCCGCCGCCTGGCCGAGGCCGGCGCGCCCATCATCGGGACCAGCGTGGACGCCATCGACGAGGCCGAAGACCGCGCCTCCTTCAACGCGCTGTGCGAACGCCTGGGCCTGCCGCAACCCAAGGGCAAGGTCGCGCAGACCCCGGATCAGGCCGCCGCACTCGCCGAAGAACTCGGCTTCCCGCTCATGGCCCGCCCCTCCTACGTCCTGGGCGGCCGCGCCATGCGCACCGTCCGGAGCATGGACGAACTCACCACGTACCTGAACGAGGTGTACGCCGCCGTCGAGGGGCAACCCAGCATCCTCCTCGACCAGTTCCTTGAGGGCGCACTGGAACTCGACGTGGACACCCTCTGCGACGGCAACCGCGCGGTCGTCATGGGCATCATGGAACACATCGAGGCCGCCGGCATCCACAGCGGCGACAGCGCCTGCATCCTCCCCCCCGTCAACCTCAGCCCCGACCTGCTGGCCCGCGTGAAAGCCGACACCGAACGCCTCGCCCTGGAACTCGGCGTGCGCGGCCTGATGAACGTCCAGTGGGCCGTCAAGGACAACGTGGCGTACATCCTCGAAGCGAACCCGCGCGCCAGCCGCACCGTCCCGTTCGTGAGCAAGGCCGTGAACCACCCCCTCGCCAAGAGCGCCGCCCGCATCGCCGTCGGCCACACCCTCGACCAGATCGGCCTGCACGAGACCCCCACCCCCGCCATGTACTCCGTGAAGGAAGTGCACCTGCCGTTCCTGAAATTCGCGGGCGTGATCCCCACCCTCGGCCCCGAAATGAAAAGCACCGGCGAGAGCATGGGCATCGACACCGACCCCTACCGCGCGTTCTACCGCGCGCAGATCGGCGCGAAAAGCAACGTCCCCACCAGCGGCACCGCCCTGCTGCTCGGCGACGGCCTGGACGACATCGCCACCAGCCTGCAGGGCAGCGGCCTGACCGTCATCCGCGAACAGGACGGCGACAAACTGCCCAACCTGCTGATCGACGTGACCGGCAGCCGCCTGCTGCGCACCGCACTGGAACGCGGCGTGCCCATCGTCAGCACCAAGGAAGCCGCCGAATGGACCGCCAAAGCCATCGCCGCCGCCAAGAACGACCCCCTGAACGTCAAGAGCCTCCAGGAATGGGTGAACGCCTGA
- a CDS encoding GGDEF domain-containing protein, translated as MHRFRISGGPAEAQYRRSGLLIIFSGLLTATAITLALSGPLRVGATDRLFLLLMVVKNALFLAWLWRRPQLFQLIGGIELTGEIVAGLYRMQQVLLVDHTAHGLSGYSYWLALPYLVASLVLPTHAALLVSAVQLTGLAVLGGLYWADPLVADSVRQDSANAWLQMLLMHSAFLAVITLQQHLRRRYALNLVEAERRAALALRDSLTGLPNRRALQTWLDAQREGCSVVYLDIDHFKRVNDVHGHDVGDSVLRHVAGQARQCVRQGDQAGRWGGEEFLLLIQGDAQVASRVAERLRAQLRAERHPVAGVVTVSCGVAQAHPGESADALLRRADRALYAAKRAGRDTVEVAV; from the coding sequence ATGCACAGATTCCGCATCTCCGGCGGTCCGGCAGAAGCCCAGTACCGCCGCAGCGGACTGCTGATCATCTTCTCCGGCCTGCTGACCGCCACGGCGATCACGCTGGCCCTGAGCGGCCCCCTGCGGGTGGGCGCCACGGACCGGCTGTTCCTGCTGCTGATGGTCGTCAAGAACGCCCTCTTTCTCGCGTGGCTGTGGCGGCGCCCGCAGCTGTTTCAGCTGATCGGGGGGATCGAACTCACGGGCGAGATCGTCGCGGGGCTGTACCGCATGCAGCAGGTGCTGCTGGTGGACCACACCGCGCACGGACTCAGCGGCTACTCGTACTGGCTGGCCCTGCCGTACCTCGTGGCGTCCCTGGTCCTGCCCACCCACGCCGCCCTGCTGGTGTCCGCCGTGCAGCTGACCGGTCTGGCCGTCCTGGGCGGGCTGTACTGGGCCGATCCGCTGGTGGCGGACTCGGTCCGGCAGGACAGCGCCAACGCCTGGCTGCAGATGCTGCTGATGCACAGCGCCTTTCTCGCGGTCATCACGTTGCAGCAGCACCTGCGCCGCCGCTACGCCCTCAACCTGGTGGAGGCCGAGCGGCGCGCCGCGCTCGCCCTGCGCGATTCCCTGACCGGGCTGCCCAACCGCCGCGCGCTGCAGACGTGGCTGGACGCGCAGCGGGAAGGGTGCAGCGTCGTCTACCTGGACATCGATCACTTCAAACGGGTGAACGACGTTCACGGGCATGACGTCGGTGACAGCGTGCTGCGTCACGTGGCGGGGCAGGCGCGTCAGTGCGTGCGTCAGGGCGATCAGGCGGGCCGCTGGGGCGGTGAGGAATTCCTGCTGCTGATCCAGGGAGACGCCCAGGTGGCCTCCCGGGTGGCCGAGCGGCTGCGGGCGCAGCTGCGCGCCGAGCGGCACCCGGTGGCCGGTGTCGTGACGGTCAGCTGCGGGGTCGCGCAGGCCCACCCCGGCGAGAGCGCCGACGCCCTGCTACGCCGCGCCGACCGGGCGCTGTACGCGGCCAAGCGGGCCGGACGTGACACCGTGGAGGTCGCCGTGTGA
- a CDS encoding pyridoxal phosphate-dependent aminotransferase, with protein sequence MPQLHDRARASQESIFSRMSRLAAQHGAVNLGQGFPPGPPPSFLLSAARDAVGRSDQYTPPAGLGALRDALGADLGVDGADITVTCGATEALNVLALSLYGPGDEVLMLEPVFDVYLPQVRLAGATPVTVPMRLDPHAGWAFDLNALAAAVTPRTRGLLLNSPFNPTGTVFTPEELAGIVALARRHDLWIVSDEVYDELYFGERPVSLRTLAPERTFTVGSAGKRLEATGWRVGWIAAPPGLGAGLNGVRQVTSFCAPAPLQAAVAAALPVARDSGFYDELRAAYAARRDLLAGGLRALGVTVFEPRGTYFLTALHPTWTAEGLVGQAGVAVIPGDAFYVRHAAPPGLLRVAFCKSRDDIHRALERLDGYVREQA encoded by the coding sequence ATGCCGCAACTGCATGACCGGGCCCGCGCCTCGCAGGAGAGCATCTTCTCACGCATGAGCCGGCTGGCCGCGCAGCACGGCGCGGTGAACCTGGGGCAGGGTTTCCCGCCCGGCCCGCCGCCATCCTTCCTGCTGAGCGCCGCGCGGGACGCCGTGGGCCGCAGCGACCAGTACACGCCCCCGGCGGGCCTGGGCGCGCTGCGGGACGCGCTGGGCGCGGACCTGGGCGTGGACGGCGCGGACATCACCGTCACCTGCGGCGCGACCGAGGCCCTGAACGTCCTGGCGCTGTCCCTGTACGGGCCGGGCGACGAGGTTCTGATGCTCGAACCGGTGTTCGACGTGTACCTGCCGCAGGTGCGGCTGGCCGGCGCGACCCCTGTGACGGTCCCCATGCGGCTGGACCCGCACGCCGGGTGGGCCTTCGACCTGAACGCCCTGGCGGCGGCCGTGACGCCGCGCACGCGGGGCCTGCTGCTGAACAGTCCCTTCAACCCCACCGGGACGGTGTTCACGCCGGAGGAACTGGCGGGCATCGTGGCGCTGGCGCGGCGGCACGACCTGTGGATCGTCAGTGACGAGGTGTACGACGAGCTGTACTTCGGGGAGCGGCCCGTCAGCCTGCGGACCCTGGCCCCGGAGCGCACCTTCACGGTCGGCAGCGCGGGCAAACGGCTGGAAGCGACCGGCTGGCGGGTCGGCTGGATCGCCGCGCCGCCCGGCCTGGGCGCCGGCCTGAACGGCGTGCGGCAGGTCACGTCGTTCTGCGCGCCCGCGCCGCTGCAGGCGGCGGTGGCGGCCGCGCTGCCCGTCGCCCGCGACTCCGGCTTCTATGACGAGCTGCGCGCCGCTTATGCGGCCCGCCGGGACCTGCTGGCGGGCGGCCTGCGGGCCCTGGGGGTCACGGTGTTCGAACCGCGCGGCACGTACTTCCTGACGGCGCTGCACCCCACCTGGACGGCCGAGGGGCTGGTGGGGCAGGCGGGTGTGGCGGTCATTCCGGGCGACGCGTTCTACGTCCGGCACGCCGCGCCGCCGGGGCTGCTGCGCGTGGCGTTCTGCAAGTCCCGGGACGACATTCACCGGGCGCTGGAGCGCCTGGACGGGTACGTGCGGGAACAGGCCTGA
- a CDS encoding argininosuccinate synthase: protein MAKDKIVLAYSGGLDTSIILKWLQTERNYDVVCFTADLGQGDEVEEARVKALNTGAVAAYALDLREEFVRDYVFPMFRSSALYEGYYLLGTSIARPLIAKKMVEIAEKEGAVAVSHGATGKGNDQVRFEMTAYALKPDIVTVAPWRDWTFQGRADLEAFAHEHGIPVPTTKKDPWSTDANLLHISYEGGILEDPWAEPPAHMFKLTVDPTEAPSEPEYVEIEFLNGDPVAINGEKLSPAALLAKANELGGKHGVGRLDLVENRFVGMKSRGVYETPGGTVLYHARRAVESLTLDREVLHQRDQLAPKYAELVYNGFWFAPEREALQVYFDHVASSVTGTARLKLFKGNCVTVGRKAPQSLYDKDLVSFEAGGDYNQHDAGAFIKLNALRMRVQARVKAKADAAEQQPAQV from the coding sequence ATGGCAAAAGACAAGATCGTACTCGCGTACAGCGGCGGCCTGGACACCAGCATCATCCTCAAGTGGCTCCAGACCGAACGGAACTACGACGTGGTCTGCTTCACCGCCGACCTCGGCCAGGGCGACGAGGTGGAAGAAGCCCGCGTCAAGGCCCTGAACACCGGCGCGGTCGCCGCGTACGCGCTGGACCTGCGCGAGGAATTCGTGCGGGACTACGTGTTCCCCATGTTCCGCTCCTCGGCGCTGTACGAGGGCTACTACCTCCTGGGCACCTCCATCGCCCGGCCGCTGATCGCCAAGAAGATGGTCGAGATCGCCGAGAAGGAAGGAGCGGTGGCCGTGTCGCACGGCGCGACCGGCAAGGGCAACGACCAGGTGCGCTTCGAGATGACCGCCTACGCCCTGAAACCCGACATCGTCACCGTCGCCCCCTGGCGCGACTGGACCTTCCAGGGCCGCGCCGACCTCGAAGCCTTCGCCCACGAGCACGGCATCCCGGTCCCCACCACCAAGAAGGACCCCTGGAGCACCGACGCGAACCTCCTGCACATCAGCTACGAGGGCGGCATCCTGGAAGACCCCTGGGCCGAACCGCCCGCCCACATGTTCAAACTGACCGTGGACCCCACCGAGGCCCCCAGTGAACCCGAGTACGTGGAAATCGAGTTCCTGAACGGCGACCCGGTCGCCATCAACGGCGAGAAACTGTCTCCCGCCGCGCTGCTCGCCAAGGCGAACGAACTGGGCGGGAAGCACGGCGTGGGCCGCCTCGACCTCGTCGAGAACCGCTTCGTGGGCATGAAATCACGCGGCGTGTACGAGACGCCCGGCGGCACCGTCCTGTACCACGCCCGCCGCGCCGTCGAGAGCCTCACCCTGGACCGCGAGGTCCTGCACCAGCGCGACCAGCTCGCCCCCAAGTACGCCGAACTCGTGTACAACGGCTTCTGGTTCGCGCCGGAACGCGAGGCCCTGCAGGTGTACTTCGACCACGTCGCCAGCAGCGTCACCGGCACCGCCCGCCTGAAACTGTTCAAGGGCAACTGCGTCACCGTGGGCCGCAAGGCCCCCCAGAGCCTGTACGACAAGGACCTCGTGAGCTTCGAGGCGGGCGGCGACTACAACCAGCACGACGCCGGCGCGTTCATCAAACTCAACGCCCTGCGCATGCGCGTCCAGGCCCGCGTGAAAGCCAAAGCCGACGCCGCCGAACAGCAACCCGCCCAGGTCTGA
- a CDS encoding GNAT family N-acetyltransferase → MTQSPTTLRPVNPEDIPAFHAVMMAAGMDPRSSWNRTTPADLTRSLLAPGAGGFLAAGGGEVLGCVGYRPDGDRTLTLNKLATVPQARRLGVGRALVREVEHVARMGGYGRVLLAVSQFNLDVLPFYDRLGYTVTDEPYAHAHPDSPAPVVLIKSIFSPLSGGRGAGGEGFLHCPPEDASQ, encoded by the coding sequence GTGACCCAGTCCCCCACCACGCTGCGCCCCGTGAACCCGGAAGACATTCCCGCCTTCCACGCGGTCATGATGGCCGCCGGCATGGACCCCCGCTCCAGCTGGAACCGCACCACGCCCGCCGACCTGACGCGGTCGCTGCTGGCCCCCGGCGCGGGCGGGTTCCTGGCAGCCGGTGGGGGAGAGGTGCTGGGCTGCGTCGGCTACCGCCCGGACGGCGACCGCACCCTGACCCTGAACAAACTCGCGACCGTCCCGCAGGCCCGCCGCCTCGGCGTGGGCCGCGCCCTGGTGCGCGAGGTCGAACACGTCGCCCGGATGGGCGGCTACGGGCGCGTGCTGCTGGCCGTCAGCCAGTTCAACCTGGACGTGCTGCCCTTCTACGACCGGCTCGGGTACACCGTCACCGACGAACCCTACGCGCACGCCCACCCGGACAGCCCCGCCCCGGTGGTGCTGATCAAATCAATCTTTTCTCCCCTCTCCGGGGGGAGAGGGGCCGGGGGTGAGGGGTTCCTTCACTGCCCACCCGAGGACGCAAGCCAATGA
- the argH gene encoding argininosuccinate lyase yields MTNTQDKKLWGGRFAEATDGLVELFNASVGFDQRLAEQDIRGSLAHVAMLGQVGILTADEVAQITDGLNAVLADIRAGNFEWRLDREDVHMNVEAALRDRIGPVAGKLHTARSRNDQVAVDFRLFTKEAALDLAEKTRALRAVMLAEAERHLETEVILPGYTHLQVAQPILLSHWFMAYVAMLERDEGRFRDAAERMDESPLGSSALAGTPWPVDRHATASALGFARPTANSLDGVGSRDFALEFLSACAILSAHLSRLSEELILYSTFEFGFITLPDSHTTGSSIMPQKKNPDVSELARGKAGRVFGNLMGLLTVVKGTPLAYNKDLQEDKEGVFDSYDTLSIVLRLYAEMMPKTVWHADVTRAAAARGYSTATDVADFLARQGVPFREAHEVVGGLVGVASRSGRQLWDLTDGELRAAHPLLNAEVAQSLTVEESVRGRASFGGTAPGRVREAIRNARQALERP; encoded by the coding sequence ATGACGAATACGCAGGATAAGAAACTCTGGGGTGGCCGCTTTGCGGAGGCCACGGACGGGCTGGTGGAACTCTTCAACGCGTCGGTGGGCTTCGATCAGCGGCTGGCAGAGCAGGATATTCGCGGCTCGCTGGCGCACGTGGCGATGCTGGGGCAGGTCGGCATTCTGACCGCCGACGAGGTCGCGCAGATCACCGACGGACTGAACGCGGTGCTGGCCGACATCCGCGCGGGGAACTTCGAGTGGCGCCTGGACCGCGAGGACGTTCATATGAACGTGGAGGCGGCCCTGCGGGACCGGATCGGGCCGGTGGCCGGGAAGCTGCACACGGCCCGCAGCCGCAACGATCAGGTGGCGGTGGATTTCCGGCTGTTCACGAAGGAAGCCGCGCTGGATCTGGCGGAGAAGACCCGCGCCCTGCGCGCGGTGATGCTCGCGGAGGCCGAGAGGCACCTGGAAACCGAGGTGATCCTGCCGGGCTACACGCACCTGCAGGTGGCGCAGCCGATCCTGCTGAGTCACTGGTTCATGGCGTACGTGGCGATGCTGGAGCGTGACGAGGGCCGCTTCCGGGACGCGGCCGAGCGGATGGACGAGTCGCCGCTGGGCTCCTCGGCGCTGGCGGGGACGCCCTGGCCGGTGGACCGGCACGCGACGGCCTCGGCGCTGGGCTTCGCGCGGCCCACCGCGAACAGTCTGGACGGGGTGGGCAGCCGGGACTTCGCGCTGGAGTTCCTGAGTGCCTGCGCGATCCTGTCGGCGCACCTGTCGCGCCTCAGCGAGGAACTGATCCTGTACTCCACCTTCGAGTTCGGCTTCATCACCCTGCCGGATTCCCACACGACGGGCTCGTCGATCATGCCGCAGAAGAAGAACCCGGACGTGTCCGAACTGGCGCGCGGCAAGGCGGGCCGCGTGTTCGGGAACCTGATGGGCCTGCTGACGGTCGTGAAGGGCACGCCGCTGGCGTACAACAAGGACCTTCAGGAGGACAAGGAGGGCGTGTTCGACTCCTACGACACCCTGAGCATCGTGCTGCGCCTGTACGCCGAGATGATGCCGAAGACCGTCTGGCACGCCGACGTGACCCGCGCCGCCGCCGCACGGGGCTACTCCACGGCGACCGACGTGGCGGACTTCCTGGCCCGTCAGGGCGTCCCGTTCCGCGAGGCGCACGAGGTCGTGGGCGGACTGGTCGGCGTGGCCAGCCGCAGCGGGCGGCAGCTGTGGGACCTGACCGACGGGGAACTGCGCGCCGCGCACCCCCTCCTGAACGCGGAGGTCGCGCAGTCCCTGACCGTCGAGGAGAGCGTGCGGGGCCGCGCCAGCTTCGGCGGGACCGCCCCCGGGCGCGTGCGCGAGGCTATTCGGAACGCCCGCCAGGCGCTGGAGCGCCCGTGA